A stretch of Nitrospira defluvii DNA encodes these proteins:
- a CDS encoding tetratricopeptide repeat protein, whose amino-acid sequence MDEQTQTSGVEQGSAAVDPGDQPLSPDEEIAEIEKLLNTEPDDFQARCRLGELYFSKGRLDDALTEVKKSIEMAEGLRTEMNRSLAMYYSNLGTIYATKGMIDEAEAEFKRALDVHAYDVLALFNLGRVQADRRKYMESKNYYERLVEITPDDPMAWYNLAGVYVELDNPQVSDYNTIDMAIQCYMRVLELDPKHLEASFKLMEIALNHRKTDLAIKVMESAVEHNPDEPLAYYNLISVYDKCKMFEQAEQARQRLKERFAKKAKEGAAS is encoded by the coding sequence ATGGACGAACAGACACAAACTAGCGGAGTGGAGCAGGGAAGCGCGGCGGTGGATCCAGGCGATCAACCATTGAGCCCTGATGAGGAAATTGCGGAAATCGAAAAATTACTGAACACAGAGCCGGATGATTTCCAGGCTCGGTGTCGGTTGGGCGAACTCTATTTCAGCAAGGGCCGGCTCGACGACGCGCTCACCGAAGTGAAGAAATCGATCGAGATGGCCGAGGGGCTGCGAACGGAAATGAATCGGTCGCTTGCCATGTATTACTCCAATCTCGGAACCATCTATGCCACCAAGGGAATGATCGATGAGGCCGAGGCAGAGTTTAAGCGCGCGCTCGATGTGCACGCGTACGATGTGCTCGCCCTGTTCAACTTGGGTCGGGTGCAGGCGGACAGGCGGAAGTACATGGAGTCCAAGAATTACTATGAGCGGCTTGTGGAGATCACTCCGGATGATCCGATGGCGTGGTACAATCTCGCCGGGGTCTACGTAGAGCTCGACAATCCCCAGGTGTCCGACTACAACACGATCGATATGGCGATTCAGTGTTACATGCGCGTCCTTGAACTGGATCCGAAGCACTTAGAAGCGAGCTTCAAGCTGATGGAAATCGCCCTCAACCACCGAAAGACGGACTTAGCGATCAAGGTCATGGAGAGCGCAGTCGAGCACAATCCGGACGAACCACTCGCGTACTATAATTTGATCAGCGTGTACGACAAGTGCAAGATGTTCGAGCAGGCCGAGCAGGCTCGTCAGCGTTTAAAGGAGCGATTTGCGAAAAAGGCGAAAGAGGGAGCCGCATCCTGA
- the tatA gene encoding twin-arginine translocase TatA/TatE family subunit, protein MFGSLGFTELILILFIVLIIFGAGKLPQLGEGIGKAIKGFKKSVHEADAIEAEAQAQAQQAEPVQAQAIAPPSAAPMATPVVEQPVAAAPPAARA, encoded by the coding sequence ATGTTTGGCAGTCTAGGTTTTACAGAGTTGATCCTGATCCTGTTCATCGTCTTGATCATTTTCGGAGCAGGGAAGTTGCCGCAGCTCGGTGAAGGAATCGGCAAGGCGATCAAAGGATTCAAGAAATCCGTCCATGAGGCGGACGCGATCGAAGCCGAGGCTCAGGCCCAGGCTCAGCAGGCTGAGCCAGTTCAGGCGCAAGCCATCGCTCCACCGTCCGCAGCGCCCATGGCGACGCCCGTGGTGGAGCAGCCGGTTGCCGCGGCGCCTCCTGCCGCGCGGGCATAA